Genomic DNA from Nonomuraea rubra:
ATGGCCTATACTCAAGGCGGTCCGGAGATCAGGACCATCAGTGCTCGGGAGGGCACGTGACACAGCACGCACCGGCAGGCCCGCGCATCGGCGACCCGGCCGGCGACCCAGCCGGAGGCACAGCCGGCCGCACGGCCGAAGGCGCGGCGCAGCCCGCGCGCCGATCGCGGCGCGTGCGCCCGGCCAAGCTGGGCACCACCGTGGTCGAGCAGCTCGTGGACGACATCGTCCGCGGCGTGCTCCGCCCCGGCTCGGCGCTGCCCCCGGAGGGTGAGCTGTGCGAGGAGTTCGGGGTCAGCCGCACCGTGATCCGCGAGTCGGTGAAGATCGTCCAGGAGAAGGGCCTGGTCAGGATCGAGCACGGGCGCGGCACCCAGGTCATGGATCCGCGGCAGTGGAACCTGCTCGACGACGTCGTGCTGACCTCGGTCATCGCGCACGACGAGAACGCGACGTTCCTGGACGAGCTGGTCTCGGTGCGGACGGCGCTGGAGGCGGACATGGCCGCCGCCGCGGCCCGCTTCCACACCGCGCAGGACGACGAGCGCATCGCCGCGGAGCTGGGCACGATGCGGGCGAGCCTGGAGTCACCGCCCGACTTCGGCGCGGCCGACGTGCGCTTCCACGACATGATCATGGCGGCGTCCGGGAACCGGCTCGGCCGGGCGATCGTCAACAGCATCCACGACAAGGCGCGCACCAGCATGCGCTACCACGGCGAGTACAACGACTCGGTCATGCGCCGGACGCTGGAGGAGCACCAGGCGATCAGCGACGCGATCGTGGCGGGCGACCCGGAGGGAGCGGCGGCCGCCATGCGACGCCACATCCTCGATTCGTGGAACCGCCGCCGCCCCGCACCTCACGGCTGATCACGGCCCGGCGCCGGCCCGGCCGAGTGCTGAGGGCGGAATCGGGCCGGGCGCCGGTGTGGCGTCGGCCCGGTCGGGTGGCGGGGCTCAGATCAGGCCGAGTGCCAGCATGGCGTCGGCGACCCGGCGGAAGCCGTCGATGTTGGCCCCGGCCACGTAGTTGCCCGGCATGCCGTACTCGTCCGCGGTCCCCAGGCAGCGGGCGTGGATGTCCTGCATGATCTCGCGCAGGCGGCGCTCGGAGAACTCGAACGTCCACGAGTCGCGGCTGGCGTTCTGCTGCATCTCCAGCGCGCTGGTCGCCACGCCGCCCGCGTTGGCCGCCTTGCCGGGCCCGAACGCGACGCCCGCCTCGACGAACACCTTGATGCCCTCCGGGGTGGTGGGCATGTTGGCGCCCTCGCCGACCGCGACGCAGCCATTGTCCACCATGAGCGCGGCGTCGCGGCCGGTGATCTCGTTCTGCGTGGCGGACGGCATCGCCACCTCGCAGGGCACCTCCCACACGCTGCGGCCGGGCACGAAGGTGACGTGCTCGCCGCCGCGCTCCGCGTACACGTCCAGCCGGGCCCGCTCGATCTGCTTGACCTGCTTGAGCAGGTCCAGGTCGATGCCCTTCTCGTCGAGCACGTAGCCGGAGGAGTCGGAGCAGGCCACCACGACGCCGCCGAGCTGCTGGATCTTCTCGATGGTGTAGATCGCCACGTTGCCGGAGCCGGACACCACGACCCGCTTGCCGTCGAACGACGTGCCGCGCGCCCTGAGCATCTCCTCGACGAAGAACGCGCACCCGTAGCCGGTCGCCTCGGTACGCACCTGGGCGCCGCCGTACACCAGCCCCTTGCCCGTGATCACGCCGGACTCGTAGCGGTTGGTGATGCGCTTGTACTGGCCGAACAGGTAGCCGATCTCCCGCCCGCCGACGCCGATGTCACCGGCCGGCACGTCGGTGTACTCGCCGATGTGCCGGTACAGCTCCGTCATGAAGCTCTGGCAGAAGGCCATCACCTCGCGGTCGGAGCGGCCCTTGGGGTCGAAGTCCGACCCGCCCTTGCCGCCGCCGATCGGCAGGCCCGTCAAGCCGTTCTTGAAGATCTGCTCGAAGCCCAGGAACTTGACGATGCCCAGGTAGACCGAAGGGTGGAAGCGCAATCCGCCCTTGTACGGCCCCAGCGCGCTGTTGAACTCCACCCGGAAGCCGCGGTTGATCTGCACCTGGCCCCGATCGTCCAGCCACGGCACCCGGAAGATGATCTGCCGCTCGGGTTCGCAGATCCGTTCAATGATCTTGGATTCGGCGTATTCGGGATGCTTGCCGAGAACCGGGCCGATGCTGTCGAGCACCTCGCGCACCGCCTGGTGGAACTCGACCTCTCCAGGGTTGCGGCGCAGGACGTTGTCGTAGATCGACGACAGTTTCTCGTGCAAGAGGGACTCCCAACCTCACTGGTGTAGACCACCTCACTTTACGGTTCGGCCCATTGTGAGAAGAACGCGCCCCCGCCCGAAGCGGCAGGTGGCCGCGGGCGCGTCGCCCCGCCCGCGGCCGCCGTCACGCTATTGCACGGTGATCCTGTCCACTTCGACGGTGATGCCCCGGACCTGGGGCGTCGAGGTGGCCGTGGTGACCTTGCCGGTGCCGGGTGCGACCCCTCTGACCCTCATCGAGTACGTCAGCGTGCCGCCGGGGACGGCCGGCGTGCTGGTGACCCGCAGGTCCCCGGTGGGCGGCCCGGCGATCTGGGCGCCCGCCGTGCCCTCCTCGTTCTCGGCGCCCACGGTGAGGCCGTAGCTCGCGGGCGGCTCGCCCGGCAGGTCGGCCGGGTTGTAGACGTAGCTGATGTCCTCGGCGCCGCCGAGCCCGATCCACTGCTGGAAGACCTTGCGGGCCGTGGTGCCGAACAGGTTGACCCGCCACTCGACGACCAGCCAGCTGTTCGTCCCGTCCGACAGGACCGTGGCCAGGATGCCCGGCGCGCCGGTGCCGTCCAGGTCGGTCCAGTAGGGGGCCAGCACGCCGTTCGGGCGGGCCGGGTCGGGCAGCGTCTGCGGCACGAAGTCGATGTCGCCGGACGTGGCGCCGCCCGCGACGCTGTAGCCGTTGGAGGTCACGCCCAGCCGGGTGTGGCTCCTGCCCGCGAAGGTGAACGGGGCCGGAGGCGTGAGGTTGAGCGCCTGCTCGTCCCCGATCGGGATCGGGGTGACGCCGAAGTCGTCCAGCGGGATGTACCCGGCTGGGCTCGCGCCCGGCGCGATCGACGGGCTGGCGGGCTGCCTGGCGGCCAGCGTCGCGGTGGTGGTCGCGATCTGGCTGCCGATCCTGGTGGCGCCGGTGACGCCGTTGAGCCGCAGGCGGGCGTCGAGCGTGCTCACCGCGGTCACCTTGGCGTCCTTCAGCGTGTCGTTCGCGAGGGTGACCGTGCAGGTGGACTCGCCGGTGTTCCTGGGGATCGACGCCGGCGCGCAGGTCTGGTCCACCGGGATCGCGCCCTCCTTGCGGAAGAACGCGACCGGCAGGTGCAGCGCGCGGGAGCCGCCGGACTGCTTGAGGTCCACCTGCCCGAAGTACTGCCCGTCGGGCAGGTCGGGCGCGGTGATCACGATGCTGAGCCTGGCGCTCTTGCCCGGCGCGACGGTGAAGCGGGGCGGCAGCACCGTGATGGCGGCGCCGCTGACGGTCCTGCCGGAGGCGGTGAAGGTGAGGCTCCTGTTCGTGACGTTGGTGACCGTGCGCTCGGCGGTGATCACGCCCGGCATGACGGGGGCGTTCACCGACGGCAGGTTGAGGTCGATGCGGTTGAGCGGGTCGGCGGCCGAGGCGACGAAGTCCGCGGCGCTCTCGTCCAGGGTCAGGCCCGGGTCACCGGCCTTGGTGAGGTCGATGCGCCCGCCGCCCATGTCGAACGGGTCCGCAGGCGTCGTCCTGTCCTGCTTGGTGACCGCCGTCCTGGCCGTGGTCTCCAGGGCGGACTTGACCTGCCCCGGCGTCCAGCTTGGATGCAGCGCGAACAGCAGCGCCGCCGCTCCCGCCACGTGCGGCGCCGACATGGAGGTGCCCGAGATGACCTGGTAGAGGTTGCCGGGCGGCCCTTCCGCCGGCGACTCCGGCGTCGGGGTCATGCCGGCCATGATGTGCAGGCCGGGCGCGGTGACGTCCGGCTTGAGGAAGTCGCCGCCGGGGCCGCGCGAGGAGAAGTGCGTGATCGCGTCGCCCTGCCAGGTGCTCTTCGTGCCCTGGGTGAACGAGGCCGCGGCGTCCGGATGCGCGGCCAGGAAGCCCAGCAGCGTGTCCGCCTCGGGCTTGTCGAGGTGCACCGACGGGATCCAGTGCGCGTCGGTGAAGACGTCGAACGGGAACGTGTTGTAGATGATCATGCCGGCCGCGCCGCCCTGCATGACGTTGAAGCTCTTCATCACCCGGTTCGGGGTGCGCTCACAGGCGACGATCTTCCCGGTGAACGTGCCGGGCGGCGCCGGAGTGAGACAGGTCGCGTCGTTGTACGGCGGCGCCGAGGCGAGCACCACGGGCAGCGGCGAGCCGAGCCCCTGCGTGATCGAGGCACCCTTGACCGTCGCCGTGGCGCCGCCGCCGGTCAGCGTGAGGGTGGACTGGAACGTCCTGGTCTGCGTGGAGGCGGCCACCGTGGTCGTCCAGGGGCCGAGGTGGTCGGTGGTGTCCGCGCCGGGCCCGGCGTTGCCCGCCGACGCCGACACCAGCACGCCCGCCGCGTACGCGTCGAGGAAGGCCAGCTCCACCGGGTCGCTGTACGGGTCGCTGCCGCCGGAGATCGAGAAGTTCAGCACCTGGGCGCCGTCCAGGATGGCCCTGGCCACCGCCTGCGCCGAGTCCGACGGGAAGCAGCCCTGCGCGCCGCACACCTTGTAGACCGACACCGCCGCGCCGGGCGCGATGCCGTGGATCGGGCCGCGGCCGATGCCCAGCGGGTTCGCCTCGGCGACCGGGCCGCCCGCCGACGTGCTCGCGGTGTGGGTGCCGTGGCCGTTGGAGTCGCGGGCGCTGTCGGGGTAGACCTCGCCGCCGAAGACCGCGTTGTACGTCTCCAGGAACGGCTGCCCGCCGATCAGCTTGTTGTTGCAGGTGAACGGGTCGGCGGCCGGGGTGGTCGGGTTGTCGCCGAAGTCGCAGACCCGCGTGGTGCCGTCCTCGGTGGGCGGCGGGGCGGGCAGGCCGGGCCGGGCGGCGAACGACGGGTGCTCGGGCCAGGCGCCGCTGTCCAGCACGCCCACGATCACTCCCTTGCCGGCCGTCTTAGCGGTGTCGCCGAGCTTGCCGTAGATCGCGGGGGCGCCGATGAAGGCGGGGCTGGAGTCGGTGAGCAGCTGCTGCGGCTTGTCCTCCTGCACGGCGACCGCGCCGGGCAGCTTCAGCACCTCCGCCGCCTGGTCGCCGGGGATGCGCAGGGCGATGCCGCCGTACACCGTCCTGATGCGCTGGCCGGGGACGGCACCGGGGATCTGCCTGGACAGCTCGGCGAGGAAGGCGTTCTCGATCTCCTCGATGTGCTCGGCGTACCTCCTGGCGTCGGCGCCGTCGGCGTCCAGGGCCCGGCCCGTCACGGACGGGCTCGTGCCCGGCAGGCCGGCCACGCCGCCCCGGTAGGCGGCCAGCGAGTCGTAGTCCAGCTTGACCACGACGTTGACCGGCGCGGTGGAGGTGCTGCTCAGCAGCGCCTGGTCGCTCTTGGCGAGCTTGCCCGTCGGGGACTTGGCGCCCTCGACGACCTCGGCGGGGGCGAGCGGGGTGGACGTCCACTTCTTGGCCGGCGGGGACGGCGGCGGGCTCGCCGCGGCCGCCGCCGGGCTGATGGCCAGGACGACGCTCAGCGCGACGGCGGCGGGGACGAGCCGCCGCGCGCGGGATAACAGGGCACCGGATGACACGGGGGACCTCCTTGGCGAGGGGCTGCGAGGCCCGCCAGGGAGGCGTCACGTCACCCGTCCGCGGGTACGCCGGAGGGAGCGCTGACCCTCCCCGGCGGGCGACGAACGGGAACTCATCTTGGTCCGACCGGAGTGTAGGCAGCGATCGACGCCGGAGAATCCCACCCGAGTTGCCAGAATCTCCCGCGGAATCCGGCACACTTCACGATCGACATCTCCCGTTCGAGATGCTCCGCGCCGGATGGACGCCCCCGGCACCTCCGCCCGCGCCGGCCCCGCCTTCCACCCCGGCGTCCTGGGGCCGCCGTGGCGGGCGGAGCGTCGCCGCGCGACCGCCGAAACGATGGGCTACTGTCGTTTTAGTGACACACGGTCAGTCAAGATCGTCCGAGCGGGTCCCTGCACGGGAGTTGACATGAGCGATTCTGTGACATTGCCCCTGCACATGCGGCGCAGCGGGTTCGATCCCGACCCCGAGCTGTCGGCGCTGCGCGACGGGGAGGGCGTCCGCCGGGTGCCCACCGTGTTCGGCATCGAAGCGTGGGTCGTCAGCCGGTTCTCCGACGTGCGGGAGGTGCTCGGCGACTCCGGACGCTTCAGCAACGCCGAGGTCATCGGGTTCCGGGCGGCCGACCGGCCGCAGTACAGCGAGGAGCAGCTCAGGACGATGCGGGCGGGCAACCTGCTCGCCTTCGACCCGCCCGAGCACACCCGGCTGCGCCGCATCCTGACGCCCGAGTTCACCATGCGGCGGATGCGCCGCCTGGAGCCGCGCATCCACGAGATCGTCCAGGAGCACCTGGACGCGATGGAGCGTGACGGGGCGCCGGCCGACCTGGTCTCCGCCTTCGCCCTGCCGATCCCCTCGCTGGTCATCTGCGAGCTGCTGGGCGTGCCGTACGCCGACCGCGGCGAGTTCCAGCGGCGTACCGGCATGGTGCTGGACATCTCGCTGCCGGTCGAGGAGCGGCAGGCGGCCAGCCTGGAACAGCGCTCCTACATGGCAGGGCTCGTCGCCCGCGCCCAGGCCGCGCCCGGCGACGACATGCTCGGCATGCTGGTGCGCGAGCACGGCGACGACCTGTCCACCGACGAGCTGGTGGGCATCGCCGGGCTCCTGCTGCTGGCCGGCCACGAGACCACCTCCAACATGCTCGGCCTCGGCACCCTGGCCCTGCTGCGCCATCCCGACCAGCTCGGCCTGCTCAGGAAGGAGCCCGAGCGGATCGGCGCCACCGTCGAGGAGCTGCTGCGCTGGCTGAGCATCGTGCACTCCGGCACGAGCAAGATCACCACGACCGAGGTCGAGCTGTCCGGCACCCGCATCCCGGCCGGCGAGCTCGTGCTGTGCGCGCTGCCCGCGGCCAACCGCGACCCGGCGTTCCTCGCCGACCCCGACCGTCTCGACATCACCCGCGGCGACCTCGGCCACGTCGCCTTCGGTCACGGCGTGCACCACTGCCTGGGCGCGCCGCTGGCCAGGATGGAGATGCGCATCGCCTTCCCGGCGCTGTTCGAGCGGTTCCCCGGGCTGCGCGAGACCGGCACCCCGCCGGAGTTCCGCTCCTTCAACGTCGTGTACGGCCTGTCCGCCTTCGAAGTCGCCTGGTGACAGCCCGCTCATCCCGGCTGCTAGCGTTCACCGTGTGCACGAGCAGCGACAGCGAGCCGACGCGCTGCGCAACGCCGACAGGATCGTCCGGGCCGCCATCGCGATCCTGCGCGAACGCGGCCCCGAGGTCTCCCTCGACGAGATCGCCCGGCAGGCGGGCATCGGGAGCGCCACCGTCTACCGGCGCTTCGGCGACCGCGACGGCGTGATCAGGGCCGCCTTCGAGACGTACTTCGCCGAGGAGGTGGAGCCGCTGGTGCTGGCCGCCCGCGACGCCGCCGATCCCGGGGGAGCGCTCGCCGGGGCGCTGACGGCGGCGGTCGACACTCTGGCCGCCCACCACGGGCTGCTGAAGGCCGCCCGGCAGTCGGGCGCCTCCACCGTCGACATCGCCGCCCGGTTCATGGGGCCGCTCGGCACCGTCCTGGTCCGGGCGCAGCAGGCCGGGCAGGTGCGCGGCGACCTGGTCGTACGCGACCTCGCCGCGATCGTCGTGATGGCCCTGGCCACCGCGCACCCCCGCGATCCCGCCCATCACGACCCCCGCCGCTACCTGGCCCTGCTGCTGTCGGGCCTGCGGCCGTCGGACGACGGCCTGCCCGCGCCCTCCTCGGCCGAGGGCCCGGTCACGTCCGGGCGTTCCTGGGCAGGAGGAACATGAGCGCGGCCGCGGCGACGTAGCAGGCGACCTGCCAGGGCAGGATCGAGGCCAGGGCGTCGCCGTACGCGAGCAGACCGGAGGCGCCGTCGCGCAGGGAGCCGTCCAGCCGGGCGAAGAACACGCCGCCCAGCACCGCCACGCCCAGCGCGTTGCCGATCTGGGTGATGGTGGTGAGCACGCCGCCCGCCGCTCCCGCGTCCCGCGCGGGCATGCCGGCGAGCACCACGTTGATCAGGGACGGGGCGGTGAGGCCCAGCCCCAGGCCGCCCGCGAACAGGGGCACGGCCAGCTCCCAGTAGGCGGGTCCGGCGCTGTCTCCCACCATGAGGAGCAGCACGACCTGCGACGCCGCGAGCAGCAGCGTGCCGCCGACGAGGACGGCCCGGTGGGCGAACCGGACGCCGATCCCGGAGGTGACGATCGAACCCACGGCGTACGGCAGGATCACCAGCCCCGTCTCCATCGCGGAACGCCCGGCGCCGAGCTGCAGATACAGGGACAGCAGCAGGAAGAAGGAGCCGATCGCGCCGAAGAACAGCACGGAGACCGCCAGGCCGCCGGCGAAGGCACGCACGCGCAGCAGCGCGGGATCGAGGATCGGCTGCCCGCCCCGGCCGGTCAGGCGCCGCTGCCGGAGCAGGAACAGGGCCGCCACGGGCGCCGACAGCGCCAGTACGGCGAAGCCCCACCAGGGCCAGCCCCAGTCGCGTCCCTGGATCAAGGGCAGGAGCAGCAGCGTCGTGGCCGCGGCGGCCAGCGCCGCGCCGGCCAGGTCCAGCCGCGTACGGCCGGGCGAGCGGGACTCGGGCATGAACCGCGCGCCCGCGGCCAGCGCGGCGACCGCGATCGGCACGTTGACCCAGAAGATCGCCCGCCATCCCAGGCCGAACAGGTCGGCCTCGACCAGCAGCCCGCCGAGCAACGGCCCGGCCACCGAGGCCAGGCCGAGCACGGCGCCGTAGGCGCCCAGGGCCCGCGCGCGGGCGCCGGGCTCGAACGAGGCGCGGATGATGCCGAACACCTGCGGGATCATCAGGCCACCTGCCAGGCCCTGCACGACCCGCATGCCGACCAGCGCGCCGGGGCTCGGCGCCAGCCCGCAACCGGCCGAGGCCAGCATGAACGCGGCCAGGCCCAGCAGGAACACGCGGCGGCGCCCGTACAGGTCGCCGAGGCGGCCGCCGGTGATCAGGCCCGCTCCGACGGCGAGGGTGTAGCCGGCCATCATCCACTGGAGCGCGGCCTGGCCGGCGCCGAGGTCCCGGGCGATCGCGGGGGCCGCCACGCTGACGATCGTGGCGTCGAGGAGCTCCATGAAGGACGCGGTGAGGATGGCGGCCAGGGCGACGGCCGCCGCGCGGCCGGTCAGCAGGGCCGCGCTGCCGTCGTGCCGGCGGGTGGGTGTGCTCATGCGGGTTGGACTCCCGTGTGCGGGGGACGGTAAAATGCCTGCGCAACGCAGTAGCTGCGTCGCGCAGCAAAACGTAGCACGAATTTCACTGCGCGGCGCAGCGAAATCGACGGGGAAGGGTGCCACGATGACGGAGCCGGATGCGAGCAGGGAAGCGCTGCTCGCCGAGGTCACTACGGACGTGGTGCCCAGCTGGGCGATCCTGGTCGTCCAGCTCAACAACCTGGTCGCCGAGCGGCTGGGCGTCACCGACACGGACGTGCAATGCCTGCACGTGCTGGGGCGGCACGGCCCGGCGACCCCGGGGA
This window encodes:
- a CDS encoding FadR/GntR family transcriptional regulator; the protein is MTQHAPAGPRIGDPAGDPAGGTAGRTAEGAAQPARRSRRVRPAKLGTTVVEQLVDDIVRGVLRPGSALPPEGELCEEFGVSRTVIRESVKIVQEKGLVRIEHGRGTQVMDPRQWNLLDDVVLTSVIAHDENATFLDELVSVRTALEADMAAAAARFHTAQDDERIAAELGTMRASLESPPDFGAADVRFHDMIMAASGNRLGRAIVNSIHDKARTSMRYHGEYNDSVMRRTLEEHQAISDAIVAGDPEGAAAAMRRHILDSWNRRRPAPHG
- a CDS encoding S8 family serine peptidase encodes the protein MSSGALLSRARRLVPAAVALSVVLAISPAAAAASPPPSPPAKKWTSTPLAPAEVVEGAKSPTGKLAKSDQALLSSTSTAPVNVVVKLDYDSLAAYRGGVAGLPGTSPSVTGRALDADGADARRYAEHIEEIENAFLAELSRQIPGAVPGQRIRTVYGGIALRIPGDQAAEVLKLPGAVAVQEDKPQQLLTDSSPAFIGAPAIYGKLGDTAKTAGKGVIVGVLDSGAWPEHPSFAARPGLPAPPPTEDGTTRVCDFGDNPTTPAADPFTCNNKLIGGQPFLETYNAVFGGEVYPDSARDSNGHGTHTASTSAGGPVAEANPLGIGRGPIHGIAPGAAVSVYKVCGAQGCFPSDSAQAVARAILDGAQVLNFSISGGSDPYSDPVELAFLDAYAAGVLVSASAGNAGPGADTTDHLGPWTTTVAASTQTRTFQSTLTLTGGGATATVKGASITQGLGSPLPVVLASAPPYNDATCLTPAPPGTFTGKIVACERTPNRVMKSFNVMQGGAAGMIIYNTFPFDVFTDAHWIPSVHLDKPEADTLLGFLAAHPDAAASFTQGTKSTWQGDAITHFSSRGPGGDFLKPDVTAPGLHIMAGMTPTPESPAEGPPGNLYQVISGTSMSAPHVAGAAALLFALHPSWTPGQVKSALETTARTAVTKQDRTTPADPFDMGGGRIDLTKAGDPGLTLDESAADFVASAADPLNRIDLNLPSVNAPVMPGVITAERTVTNVTNRSLTFTASGRTVSGAAITVLPPRFTVAPGKSARLSIVITAPDLPDGQYFGQVDLKQSGGSRALHLPVAFFRKEGAIPVDQTCAPASIPRNTGESTCTVTLANDTLKDAKVTAVSTLDARLRLNGVTGATRIGSQIATTTATLAARQPASPSIAPGASPAGYIPLDDFGVTPIPIGDEQALNLTPPAPFTFAGRSHTRLGVTSNGYSVAGGATSGDIDFVPQTLPDPARPNGVLAPYWTDLDGTGAPGILATVLSDGTNSWLVVEWRVNLFGTTARKVFQQWIGLGGAEDISYVYNPADLPGEPPASYGLTVGAENEEGTAGAQIAGPPTGDLRVTSTPAVPGGTLTYSMRVRGVAPGTGKVTTATSTPQVRGITVEVDRITVQ
- a CDS encoding cytochrome P450; the protein is MSDSVTLPLHMRRSGFDPDPELSALRDGEGVRRVPTVFGIEAWVVSRFSDVREVLGDSGRFSNAEVIGFRAADRPQYSEEQLRTMRAGNLLAFDPPEHTRLRRILTPEFTMRRMRRLEPRIHEIVQEHLDAMERDGAPADLVSAFALPIPSLVICELLGVPYADRGEFQRRTGMVLDISLPVEERQAASLEQRSYMAGLVARAQAAPGDDMLGMLVREHGDDLSTDELVGIAGLLLLAGHETTSNMLGLGTLALLRHPDQLGLLRKEPERIGATVEELLRWLSIVHSGTSKITTTEVELSGTRIPAGELVLCALPAANRDPAFLADPDRLDITRGDLGHVAFGHGVHHCLGAPLARMEMRIAFPALFERFPGLRETGTPPEFRSFNVVYGLSAFEVAW
- the gdhA gene encoding NADP-specific glutamate dehydrogenase, producing MHEKLSSIYDNVLRRNPGEVEFHQAVREVLDSIGPVLGKHPEYAESKIIERICEPERQIIFRVPWLDDRGQVQINRGFRVEFNSALGPYKGGLRFHPSVYLGIVKFLGFEQIFKNGLTGLPIGGGKGGSDFDPKGRSDREVMAFCQSFMTELYRHIGEYTDVPAGDIGVGGREIGYLFGQYKRITNRYESGVITGKGLVYGGAQVRTEATGYGCAFFVEEMLRARGTSFDGKRVVVSGSGNVAIYTIEKIQQLGGVVVACSDSSGYVLDEKGIDLDLLKQVKQIERARLDVYAERGGEHVTFVPGRSVWEVPCEVAMPSATQNEITGRDAALMVDNGCVAVGEGANMPTTPEGIKVFVEAGVAFGPGKAANAGGVATSALEMQQNASRDSWTFEFSERRLREIMQDIHARCLGTADEYGMPGNYVAGANIDGFRRVADAMLALGLI
- a CDS encoding TetR/AcrR family transcriptional regulator yields the protein MHEQRQRADALRNADRIVRAAIAILRERGPEVSLDEIARQAGIGSATVYRRFGDRDGVIRAAFETYFAEEVEPLVLAARDAADPGGALAGALTAAVDTLAAHHGLLKAARQSGASTVDIAARFMGPLGTVLVRAQQAGQVRGDLVVRDLAAIVVMALATAHPRDPAHHDPRRYLALLLSGLRPSDDGLPAPSSAEGPVTSGRSWAGGT
- a CDS encoding MFS transporter, producing MSTPTRRHDGSAALLTGRAAAVALAAILTASFMELLDATIVSVAAPAIARDLGAGQAALQWMMAGYTLAVGAGLITGGRLGDLYGRRRVFLLGLAAFMLASAGCGLAPSPGALVGMRVVQGLAGGLMIPQVFGIIRASFEPGARARALGAYGAVLGLASVAGPLLGGLLVEADLFGLGWRAIFWVNVPIAVAALAAGARFMPESRSPGRTRLDLAGAALAAAATTLLLLPLIQGRDWGWPWWGFAVLALSAPVAALFLLRQRRLTGRGGQPILDPALLRVRAFAGGLAVSVLFFGAIGSFFLLLSLYLQLGAGRSAMETGLVILPYAVGSIVTSGIGVRFAHRAVLVGGTLLLAASQVVLLLMVGDSAGPAYWELAVPLFAGGLGLGLTAPSLINVVLAGMPARDAGAAGGVLTTITQIGNALGVAVLGGVFFARLDGSLRDGASGLLAYGDALASILPWQVACYVAAAALMFLLPRNART